The following are encoded together in the Tripterygium wilfordii isolate XIE 37 chromosome 18, ASM1340144v1, whole genome shotgun sequence genome:
- the LOC119983636 gene encoding reticulocalbin-2-like isoform X1 has protein sequence MGKAVVYPLLATAFIIFLFLSPKNQDDRSRLGLSRRLGYKFPAPNFDPLLTKLERAANERGSSDAEENSHIEDIPDAREYLGDEGKLNITLRLMFLFPLLDNAPNDGFVTPLEMEAWNTHQAMDRLSYRTHKEIELKDTNGDGAITFKEYLPQFSDEDIEKNEMGHGEAGWWKQRFMTADVDGNGYLSFDEFNTYSFFCHSFISLPLPCTFSPLANNAQLEMIFSYSFLHPEDSSDRAMQRWVLTGKTKQMDDDQDGKLNYEEFSRHAYITYKIYREFETSGDNISTSDEKFSELDLNNDKLLDVEELIPILHYLHPGELSYARYYSSYLIQEADDDGDGRLTLDEIMNNEYLFYSTIYDDSHEDYDHFHDEL, from the exons ATGGGGAAGGCGGTGGTCTATCCCCTTCTAGCCACCGCCTTCATCATCTTCTTGTTCCTCTCCCCAAAAAACCAAGATGACCGTAGCCGTCTTGGCCTCAGCCGCCGCCTTGGTTACAAATTTCCGGCACCAAATTTTGACCCTCTACTAACAAAATTAGAGAGAGCAGCCAATGAAAGAGGATCAAGCGATGCAGAAGAGAATTCTCATATCGAAGACATTCCGGATGCACGTGAATATCTCGGGGATGAAGGGAAGTTGAATATCACCTTGAGATTGATGTTTTTGTTTCCCTTGTTAGATAATGCACCAAATGATGGGTTTGTCACCCCATTGGAGATGGAGGCTTGGAATACACATCAAGCCATGGATCGTTTGAGTTACAGAACTCACAAAGAGATCGAATTAAAAGATACAAATGGCGATGGAGCTATCACTTTTAAAGAGTATCTGCCCCAGTTTTCTGACGAAGATATAG agaaaaacGAAATGGGGCATGGCGAAGCTGGATGGTGGAAGCAGAGGTTCATGACTGCAGATGTTGATGGCAATGGATATCTCAGCTTCGACGAGTTCAACACGTATTCATTTTTCTGTCATTCTTTCATTTCCCTACCTCTTCCTTGCACTTTTTCTCCTCTTGCAAACAATGCACAACTTGAAATGATCTTCTCTTACAGTTTCTTGCACCCAGAAGACAGTAGCGATCGAGCAATGCAGAGATGGGTTTTGACTGGAAAAACCAA GCAGATGGATGATGATCAAGATGGGAAGCTCAACTACGAGGAGTTCTCTCGACATGCTTACATTACGTACAAGATTTACAGAGAGTTTGAAACTTCAGGGGATAATATATCCACATCTGATGAAAAGTTTTCTGAGCTTGATTTGAACAATGACAA attaTTGGATGTGGAGGAACTGATACCCATACTTCATTATCTTCATCCTGGAGAGCTTTCATATGCTAGATATTACTCTAGCTATCTAATCCAGGAG GCTGATGATGATGGGGATGGCAGGCTAACGCTGGATGAGATTATGAAtaatgaatatttattttacagcACAATTTACGATGATAGTCATGAGGATTATGATCATTTCCATGATGAACTATGA
- the LOC119983636 gene encoding reticulocalbin-2-like isoform X2 has translation MGKAVVYPLLATAFIIFLFLSPKNQDDRSRLGLSRRLGYKFPAPNFDPLLTKLERAANERGSSDAEENSHIEDIPDAREYLGDEGKLNITLRLMFLFPLLDNAPNDGFVTPLEMEAWNTHQAMDRLSYRTHKEIELKDTNGDGAITFKEYLPQFSDEDIEKNEMGHGEAGWWKQRFMTADVDGNGYLSFDEFNTFLHPEDSSDRAMQRWVLTGKTKQMDDDQDGKLNYEEFSRHAYITYKIYREFETSGDNISTSDEKFSELDLNNDKLLDVEELIPILHYLHPGELSYARYYSSYLIQEADDDGDGRLTLDEIMNNEYLFYSTIYDDSHEDYDHFHDEL, from the exons ATGGGGAAGGCGGTGGTCTATCCCCTTCTAGCCACCGCCTTCATCATCTTCTTGTTCCTCTCCCCAAAAAACCAAGATGACCGTAGCCGTCTTGGCCTCAGCCGCCGCCTTGGTTACAAATTTCCGGCACCAAATTTTGACCCTCTACTAACAAAATTAGAGAGAGCAGCCAATGAAAGAGGATCAAGCGATGCAGAAGAGAATTCTCATATCGAAGACATTCCGGATGCACGTGAATATCTCGGGGATGAAGGGAAGTTGAATATCACCTTGAGATTGATGTTTTTGTTTCCCTTGTTAGATAATGCACCAAATGATGGGTTTGTCACCCCATTGGAGATGGAGGCTTGGAATACACATCAAGCCATGGATCGTTTGAGTTACAGAACTCACAAAGAGATCGAATTAAAAGATACAAATGGCGATGGAGCTATCACTTTTAAAGAGTATCTGCCCCAGTTTTCTGACGAAGATATAG agaaaaacGAAATGGGGCATGGCGAAGCTGGATGGTGGAAGCAGAGGTTCATGACTGCAGATGTTGATGGCAATGGATATCTCAGCTTCGACGAGTTCAACAC TTTCTTGCACCCAGAAGACAGTAGCGATCGAGCAATGCAGAGATGGGTTTTGACTGGAAAAACCAA GCAGATGGATGATGATCAAGATGGGAAGCTCAACTACGAGGAGTTCTCTCGACATGCTTACATTACGTACAAGATTTACAGAGAGTTTGAAACTTCAGGGGATAATATATCCACATCTGATGAAAAGTTTTCTGAGCTTGATTTGAACAATGACAA attaTTGGATGTGGAGGAACTGATACCCATACTTCATTATCTTCATCCTGGAGAGCTTTCATATGCTAGATATTACTCTAGCTATCTAATCCAGGAG GCTGATGATGATGGGGATGGCAGGCTAACGCTGGATGAGATTATGAAtaatgaatatttattttacagcACAATTTACGATGATAGTCATGAGGATTATGATCATTTCCATGATGAACTATGA